The Acidimicrobiales bacterium region ATCAGCTCGTCGATCTCAGCGCGGATGCTCTCGCTGGGCGATACTCGTGCAGTCACGGGTGTAGGTCCTTTCGTTGGAGTTGTCAGCTCTTCGAAGGAACCTACGCCCGTCGACATTTACACCAGCGGATGGACGCCACCCACGTGCTCGCCGCTGACGGTGCCACCTACGACGAGCTCGGTGCCGACTACTTCGGGCGGCGAGGTGACGCCGAGGCCCGCAAGCGCTACCTCGTCTGATCCCGAATACGCCCTCGGCTGGACTGGCATGCGGCATGCCGCCATAGCGCCGGCCACATGTATCTCCTGGACGGCGAGTTGGCGATGATCCCGGCCCGCGTCGCTCAGCGCGCTTCACGTATCGGCTATCGGGTCAAGAGCTACATCACATGGAACAAGGACAGCACACCGGAACACGTCAAGAGCGGAGTGACTCGACAGGCTGAAGTCATCCTTCACCTCACGCCGGGCGAAACGCCCTACTTCGACAAGTCCTTCTGGCCGAGTCGTGATGCGCGCCTGGGTGGCAGCAACGCTCCATACGAGTCCGCCGGGAAGATCACCGATGTGTGGCATCTACCCACGGCGAATGGCAAGAACGGACACGGCGCCGAGTTCGCCGTGTTGCTGGCCGGGCGATGCATCAGCCTGACGAGCAAACCAGGCGACCTCGTGCTTGATCCCTTCGTCGGCTCTGGCACGTCCGCACTTGCTGCGATGGAGCTTGGCCGTCGATGCGTCGGATTCGACACCAGCCAGACCTACCTCACGACGGCCAAGCGGCGCGTCAAGGCAGTTGCCTTACGCGTCGGCGCCCAGGGTCCGGTCGCAGAGCTGCCGGTACGGGGGGTTAACGGCACCGGGCCCGACGGTTGGAAGCGACTCAATGGGAGTCACTCCGCCGACATGCTGCCGATCGAGATGCCGACGTCGACACCGAAGCGTTGACGTACTTGGATAGCGGGGGCGCGCCGCAGCTTCAACGGTGAATGACCGACCGCCGACGACCTCCTATCGGGGAATGAACAGGGGGACGACGGCGAGGTCGGGTGCCCGGGCGAAGCGGGCCAGCCAGTCGACGGGGTCGACGCCTTGCTGGGCGGCGGTGCGCAGCACGCTCATGATGCGCCCCTGGGTGTCGGCCCCCCGGCGGGTGCGGTTGCCTCCCCACACCTTGCGGTTCACCACCGCCGGGCGGATGGCCTGCTCTGCCCGCCAGTTGGTGGCGTCCACTCCGGGATGGAGGAGGAAGGTGAATAAGGCGTGGCGCTCGTTGTGGAGGTGGCCGAGGAGGCGTCGCTTGGTCGTGCTCGGCGGCTGACGGCGCACCGACGTCTCGGGCGGCGCCGGCTCGGCCGCGGCGCGATGAGCGGCGGGAAGTTGTTCATCGCCCCGTCGGGCGCCCGGCGCGGTGCGTTCAGGTCGCCCCGGTATCCTCGCCGCCGTGCGACGACGCGACTTCCTCAAGGTGGGGGTGCTCGCCGGCACCGCCTTCACCGTCGGCCCCGCCTGGCCCCGGCTGCTGCGGGCCTCGGCCGCCGGCGACGGCCCGTACGGTCCCCTCGGCCCGGCCGACGCCAACGGCCTCCAGCTCCCCGCCGGGTTCTCGTCGCGGGTGGTGGCCACCACCGGCCAGGTCGTCCCCGGCACCGGCTACACCTGGCACACCAACCCCGACGGCGGGGCCACCTTCGCCACGGGCGACGGCGGGTGGATCTACGTCTCCAACAGCGAGTCCTCGCCCGGCGGGGCGGGCATGTTGCGCTTCGACGCCGCCGGCCAGGTGGTGGAGGCCCGGCGCATCCTCGACGGCACCAGCCGCAACTGCGCCGGCGGCCCCACGCCGTGGGGCACGTGGCTGTCGTGCGAGGAGGTCGCCGCCGGCCGGGTGTGGGAGTGCGACCCCGTCGGCCTCAGCCCCGGCGTGGTGCGCCCCGCGCTGGGCACGTTCAACCACGAGGCGGCCGCCGTCGACCCGGTGCGCCACCACGTCTACCTCACCGAGGACGCGTCCGACGGCGGGCTGTACCGCTTCGTGCCCGCCGCCTGGCCCGACCTGTCGGCCGGCACCCTCCAGGTCCTCACCGAGTCGGGCGGCGCGCTCGGGTGGGCGACCGTCCCCGACCCGGACGGCAGCCCCACCGCCTGCAAGGACCAGGTGGCGGCCATGAAGGTCTTCAACGGCGGCGAGGGCGCCTGGTACGACACCGACAAGGTGTACTTCACCACCAAGGGCGACAACCGGGTGTGGACCTACGACCCCGTGGCCAACGCCCTCACGGTGATCTACGACGACAACACGTCGCCCACGCCCGTGCTCACCGGCGTCGACAACGTCACGGTCTCCCGCTCGGGCGACGTGTTCGTGGCCGAGGACGGCGGCAACATGGAGCTGGTCATCCTCTCCCCCGAGGGCGAGGTGGCTCCGTTCCTGCGCCTGGGCGTGTCCGGCTCCGAGCTCACCGGCCCGGCGTTCGACCCGTCCGGCACCCGGCTGTACCTCAGCTCCCAGCGCAACCCCGGCCGCACCTACGAGATCACCGGCCCGTTCCGTACGTCGGGCGGGGGGACCACCACGACCACGTCGGCCACCACGACCACCACGGCGCCGGCGTCGATCATGCTGTCGGCGGTGGGGCGGACCAGGGGCGGGAAGCGCTACGCCGACCTGGCCTGGTCGGGAGCCACCGCGCCGCAGGTCGAGGTCCGCCGCGACGGGGTGGTGGTGGCGACCACGCCCAACGACGGCGCCCACACCGACAGCCTGGGCCGGGTCACCGGCACCTACCGCTACACGGTGTCGCATCCCGGCGGCGCGCCCGTGTCCAACGAGGCGGCCGTCACCTTCTGAGCGGCGGCCCTCACGGCACGGGTGAGCCGCCCCTCCACCCGCGGTCAACGGCCGCGTGCGTCGCCAGGGGCGCCGGTTCGATCGAGCCCTGCCCCCTCGCCCGACGGCCTCGCTCGCCGCACTCATAAGCAATTACTAATAACGCATAAGAAACTATTCACTTTACTCTGAGTCCTCGGCGGCATACGGTCTGGATGACTCACCCAGGAATCGCCAGACCCCGTAGTGGGGGAGCCCGAGACCGGGCCCAGACGGGCTTCAGCCGAGGAGAACCGCGTGGCAGACAAGAGCTACCAGGCCGGTGTGAAGAACTACGCCGACAACTACTGGACCCCGGACTACGTGCCGCTGGACACGGACCTCCTGGCCGTTTTCAAGGTGATGCCCCAGGAGGGCGTGCCGCGCGAGGAAGCGGCCGCGGCGGTGGCCGCCGAGTCGTCCACCGGCACCTGGACCACGGTGTGGACCGATCTGCTCACCGATCTCGACTACTACAAGGGCCGGGCCTACCGAATCGACCCGGTCAAGGACGGCTCCGGGGCCTTCTTCGCCTTCGTGGCCTACCCGATCGACCTGTTCGAGGAAGGCTCGGTCGTCAACGTCCTGACCTCGCTCGTGGGCAACGTCTTCGGCTTCAAGGCGATCCGCAGCCTGCGCCTCGAGGACATTCGCTTCCCGCTGGCGTACGTGAAGACCTGCGGCGGCCCCCCCAACGGCATCCAGGTGGAGCGCGACCGCCTCGGCAAGTACGGGCGCCCGCTGCTGGGCTGCACGATCAAGCCCAAGCTCGGCCTGTCGGCCAAGAACTACGGGCGTGCGGTCTACGAGTGCCTCCGAGGCGGGCTCGACTTCACCAAGGACGACGAGAACATCAACAGCCAGCCGTTCATGCGCTGGAACCACCGCTACGAGTTCGTGATGGAAGCGGTGCACAAGGCCACGGCCGAGACGGGCGAGCGCAAGGGCCACTACCTCAACGTCACCGCGGCCACGCCGGAGGACATGTACGAGCGGGCCGAGTTCGCCAAGTCGCTCGGCGCCCCGATCATCATGCACGACTTCTTCACCGCCGGCTTCACCGCCAACACAGGCCTGGCGAACTGGTGCCGCAAGAACGGCATGCTGCTCCACATCCACCGCGCCATGCACGCGGTGGTCGACCGCCACCCCATGCACGGCATCCACTTCCGGGTGCTCGCCAAGTGCTTGCGCCTGTCCGGGGGCGACCATCTCCACGCCGGCACCGTGGTCGGCAAGCTCGAAGGCGATCGCGAGGCCACGATGGGCTGGATCGACACGCTGCGGGAGTCCTACATCCCCGAGAACCGCAAGCGCGGCATCTTCTTCGACCAGGACTGGGGGTCGATGCCCGGCGTCATCCCCGTTGCTTCCGGAGGCATCCACGTCTGGCACATGCCCGCACTGGTGGCGATCTTCGGCGACGACGCCTGCCTGCAGTTCGGCGGCGGGACGCTCGGTCACCCGTGGGGCAATGCACCCGGCGCCCACGCCAACCGGGTGGCGCTCGAGGCGTGTGTGGAGGCACGGAACCAGGGCCGGCAGGTCGAACGGGAGGGTCGCGAGATCCTGACCGAGGCGGCCCGCCACAGCCCCGAGCTCGCGATCGCGATGGAGACCTGGAAGGAAATCAAGTTCGAGTTCGACACCGTGGACAAGATCACCGCCTGATCGCGGGCGGGCCGCCGGTCCCATCTCCGGCCCCTCCTCCTCCACGCCCCTCAAGGAGAGATTGACATGCACATTGCCCCCTACGGGCCCACCCCGCGCCATGTGGAGACCTTCTCCTACCTGCCGCCGATGACGCCCGAGCGGCTCCGCCACCAGATCGCGTACGTCATAGAGCAGGGCTGGAGCCCGGCCATCGAACACACGGAGCCCGAGAAGGCGTTCTCGAACTTCTGGTACCTGTGGGAGCTCCCGCTCTTCGGTGAGCGGTCGGTGGACAAGGTCCTGGCCGAGCTCGACGCGTGCCACCGTGCCAACCCCGGTCACCACGTGCGCCTCCTGGGCTACGACAACTACATGCAGACCCAGGGCACGGCCTTCATCGTCCACCGCGCCGGAGCCCGCTGAGCATGCGAGTGCATGTGGTCCAGACCGCCGACAGCGGTGACCGGGGCGCGCTCCGCGATCGTGCCCGTCACGGCCGTGCCGCGGCGACGCCGCGGCGCCGGGCGCTCGCCTACGACCGGTCGGCTCTGGCGCCCTCGCACGAGCGGGTGCGCACCGGGCCCCCGGAGGCCGAGCTGCGGGCGCCCGCGGCTGCGGGAGACGCGACGCGCCCCGCCGCTGCCGACGGTCGAGCCACGCGGAGCGGAGCGCACGGGGCTCCGGAAGCGACGGCGGTCCCGATCAACGGCGTGGCCGCCGCCCGCCTGGGCCGCGCCCTGTCCATGCAGCGACGCCGCCAGCTGTCCCGGGGCAAGCAGGCGCTGAACGGCGGAGCTGACCGGACGACGGGTGACGCGGGCGCCGGCGCGCCGGCCTTCACCGTCGTTCGTGGTGGAGCGCGCTGACGATGGGAATGTACGCGGTCCAGACCGCCGACAGCGGTGACCTGGCGGAGCTCCGAGATGCAGCCCGTGACGGCCGCGCCGTGGCCGCGTTGCGCCGCCGCCAGCTGTCGCAGGGCAAGCAGGCGCTGAACGGCGGCGGTGACGGGACGGCGGCCGGAGCCGATGCCGGCGCGCCCCCCGCGGCCGAGAACCTGCCCCTCGACGGCGCGGCGGCGCCGCTCGCCGCTCCCAAGGGTGAAGGCGCGCCGAACGGCGCGCAGCCGAACGGCGCGCAAGCGGCTCCGGCGGTCGCGTCGAACGGCGTGGGCGGAGCCCACCTCGGCCGGGCCGTGTCCATGCAGCGCCGCCGCCAGCTGTCCCAGGGCAAGCAGGCGCTGAACGGCGCCGGCGCGGCCTCCGCCGGCGAGGCCCTGCGCGTCGACGGCGCCGGCGCGCCGCCCGCTCCCGCTGCTCCCAGCGGTCCGGGCGCGTCGACCGGCACGCAAGGGGCTCCGGGGGGGACGGCCTTCGCCACCGACGGCGTGGCCACCGCCCACCTCGGCCGCGCCGTGTCGGTGCAGCGCCGCCGCCAGCTGTCCCAGGGCAAGCAGGCGCTGAGCGACGCCGGCGCCCCGCCCGCCGCTCCCGCTGCTCCCAGCGGTCAGGGCGCGTCGACCGGCACGCATGACGCTCCCGGAGCAACGGCCTTCGCGACGGACGGCGTGGCCACCGCCCACCTCGGCCGGGCCGTGTCCATGCAGCGCCGCCGCCAGCTGTCCCAGGGCAAGCAGGCGCTGAGCCGCGCCGGAGCGTTGCCGGCGGCGGAGAACCTGCACGTCGACGTCGCCGGCTCGGGTCCTGAGCAGGCCCAGGCCCGGCGCGCCGAGGCGAGCCGCCTCGGCGGCGCAGCGATCGCCAGGCCGCAGCGCGAGGGCCGGGTCACCTACCCGCCCAAGGTCGTCGTGTCGCCCACCCAGCGCGGCCAGCAGGTGACCGGGCTGCGGATCGGTCCGGGCGTGCGGGTGACGGGCGACGAGCCCGGCGCCGCGCTCCCGGTGTCGGGCACGCAGTACGTCGCCGCCGACGGGTCGGCCCCTTCGATGGGCGCCGGGCCCAAGGTCGGGCTGGTGCGCACGCCGCAGGGCCTCGTCGTCTCGGGCACCACGGTTCGCAACACGGTGCCCATCACCGGTGACGAGGCCGGCGAGCACCTGCCCATCACCGGTGAAGCCGACCAGAAGCTCGACGACGACCTGACGCCACGCAGCGACGGCGCGTACCGTTCGGCGCAGTTCCCGCGCCGGGCCGACCCGCACGGCGCGTCCGCGGTGGGCACCAGGCTGCGGCCCCAGCCCGGAACGGCGGGCTCCGGCGGCGACGGGCCCTGGCTACCGCTGGAGGCCACCGTCGACGGGCTGGCCGTCACCGGCACGGCCGTCGGCCGCAGCGGGCGCGTCACCGGCAACGAGGCCGGCGCCTGCCGCCCGGTCACCGGCGACCAGTACCAGAACGCCTACTCCACCGAGTGCGGCGCCATCGGGGGCGGTACCGCGCCGGCCGCCCACCTCAACCGGGAGCGGCTGGACCCGGTGACCGCGGGCAAGGTGACCGTGGCGCAGACCTGGGGGGGCCAGACCGTCACGGGTCCCAGCGTGGAGTACCGCCCCAACGTCACCGGCGACGAGCCGGGTGCCTGCCGCCCGGTGACCGGCACGCCGTACCAGGGGCCGTCCACCACCTTCGGCTGGTGCGAGCCCGACGAGGGTGAGCCCGCGGCCCGGCGCGCCGAGCCCAGGCCCCGCGGTGTGGCCGTCACCGGCGACGTCCCCATGTACGCCGAGGCGGTCACCGGCATCGAGCGCGGCCACCGGAACGACATCACCGGGTCGTCCTACTACGGCGAGATGCGGCCCGCGGAGCCGGCGGCCGACGACTGGGCCCGCGAGCAGGCCTTCCCGGTCGCCCTGGCTCGGCGCCTGGCGGGCGGGGAGAGCCACGTCGCCAAGGAGTCCGACGACGCGCCCGCCTCCAGCGTGCCCGGCCGCATCACGGGGGCCTTCGCCGTCGGCGAAGGCAAGGTGACCGGCAACAACGAGTTCCTGTTCCGGCCCCGCCAGAACCGAGACGGCAAGCAGACGGCGGTCACGGGCGAAGGGCGCACCGACGGTCGTACGATCACCGGTTCTCTCGCCTGGACGTCCCACGACCGGGTCACCGGCACCGAGGGCTACATCGCCGCCGGGCGCAACCCCAGCGAGGGCGGCGGCGGGCCGCACGGCTGGGCCGGGGCGGCCAGGTTCAAGAACCTGGCCACGCCCGGAGCGCCGAATGAGAACGCGAGGGTCACCGGCCGAGTGGGCGGGAGCCCCAAGGACGCGGCCAGGGTCACCGTCTCCGGCGGAGCCCAGGGATGAAGTCCCTGCTCCAGCCCGACGGGCGCCGCCTCGCTCCGTGGGACCAGGCTGCGGCCTGGCCGGGCGCGGGCGCGGTGGCGACGGTGACGTCGCCGCCGGGCCGGCTGGCCCCCAACGGGAGCCTCGGGTCCAGCGTGCCGGCGGGTGGGCATCCGCTGGCCGAGCCGGCGCTCAGCGCCGCCCTGAAGCAGCGAGCCGAGGAGATCGAGGCCGCCTTCGCGCTCATCCAACCCGTCCTGCGCCGGCTGGCCCCGCGCCAGTTCGACGACGGGTTCCCCGAGCAGGCACATCATGAGTTGGCCAACGCCCTCGGGGTCGACATCCCGGCGGCTGAGCTCGAATCCTCCTGGAGCACACCGCTGGACCTCGGTCGCGTCCACGCCCGCTGCGTGCTGGGGACCTTCGCCAACCTGGTGGAGCGCGAGTTCGACCGGAACCTGGCCGCGCTGATCGACGAGGGCGAGAGCGCCGAGGTGTTGATCCGGCGCTTCGGCTTCCACGCCGTCGACATCACCTCCTGCTCCGACGGGCGCCTCCTGGGGGCGGTGGATTTCATCCTGCGGGTGCCGCCCGCGGTCGTGGTGTGGCACGACTCGTATGCCGGCGCCATGTTCGACGTCGAGGACGCGCTGCACCGCTGGGAAGGGGTGGAGCTGCGACGCTGGCGCGAGGGCTGGCCGAACGACGCCAGTGAGCCCACCCGCTACCTGAAGATCGGGCTCTACCATTTCAGCAGCGTCGACCCGCGCCACCAAGGCTGTGCCGCGCACGGCAGCGACGAGGTGCGCGCCGCGACCGCCCTGCTGGCGCGGCTCCAGGAGTTCGAGGGTGCCGTCGAGTCCACCCAGTGCTGCGCGGCGAGCGTCGCCACGCTGCTCGTCGGCGTGGACACGGACACCGACGCCATCCGCGTCCACGTCCCCGACGCCGCCGGTGAGACCGACGTGGAGCGCTTCGTCTCCAGCGCCACGCTCTACGAGCAGACGGCGAGCCTCGAGCGGGAGGCCGCCAAGGAGTTCATCCGACAGACGGTCGCCGACTGCGCCGGCGTGGACGCGGCCGACGCCGCGACCGAGGGCATGCGCTGGCTCTGTGGCTACCTGCTGAAGAACAACATCGGTGAGGTCGACGCGGTTCGCGGCTGGATCGGCGGAAGGTACGCGGACCCCGGCCACACCGAGAAGCTGCTCGTGGCCGGCGACGCCATCGACGACGTTCAACTGCGCAACCTCGCCTTCCAGGCGCAGATGCGCACGCTCGAAGAAGGTGCCGTCGACCTGGACGTCGGCATCGGCATCCTTCGGAGGACGAACGCGCCGCAGGGGCTTGCGGTGCCGGTGCTCGTGCACGTCGCCTACGACGAGCGCATCCCCGGTGCCCGCGCCACCGCCCAGGCGCGTGCTCGCCGCCTCACGGCGGCGATCGAGACCCGGTATGCGGGTGCAGCCGGCAACGACGGCCTGGTCACCCAAGCGGTCGTGCGAGCGCGGGGCCGGTCACGCCTGGACATGGTCGAGGCGGAGGGCGACGGCGTGCCGAGCTCGCCCCCGGGAGCGCGACCGAAGGAGGCACAGCGATGAAGATCTTCTGCGTCGAAGGCACCCTGGTCGCCACGGCCCGCATCGGCGGCCTCGAGCTCCACCGGCTGCTGGTCGTCGTGGACCGCAAGGGAGGCAAGCAGGTGGCGGTCGACCCCGTCGGCTGCAAGCCCGGCGACTGGGTGATCGCGTGCGGCAGCTCGGCGGCGCGTGAAGCCGCTGGCCACAAGGACTACCCGAGCGACCTGACCATCGTCGGCATCATCGACTACTGGGACGAGGAGCGCCCGGGTGAGCGCCCGGGTGAGGAGAGCCCGGGCGAGGAGCCCTCCGAGGAGCCGGAGCTTTTGATCGTGGAGTCGGCCACCGCGTCTGCGGACGCCAATGGCAAGGCGTGACGATGAACATCCAGCGCGTCGTCCGCGACCTCGTTGCCACCAGTCGATCCCCCACGCTCCAGAACAAGTCGCTGCGGGTGGTCGAGGACGACCGCGGCGACCTGGAGGTGGCGCTGGACCCGGTCGGCGCAAGGCCGGGCGACTTCGTCATCACCATCACCACCTCGGCGGCCCGCCATGCCGCCGGCGACTTCAGCATCACCACCGACCTGACCATCGGCGGGATCATCGACCATTGGAGCGAGGAGCGATGGCGCGACTGACTCGTTCCAACCCCCCCACCCCGTAAGACCCGATCTCAACTCACATACGGAGGAAGCACAGCAGATGGCCACCAACAATGGAAGTTCCGACATTCCGGGCATTGCCCTGGGCATGATCGAGACCCGGGGACTCGTCCCGGCGATCGAGGCTGCCGACGCCATGACCAAGGCGTCGGAGGTGCGGCTGATCGGCCGCCAGTTCGTCGGCGGCGGCTACGTCACCGTGCTGGTCCGCGGCGAGACCGGCGCCGTCAACGCCGCAGTCCGTGCCGGTGCTGACGCGTGCGAGCGCGTGGGCGACGGCCTGGCTGCCGCCCACATCATCGCCCGGCCCCACACCGAGGTCGAGCAGATCCTTCCCGCCGGTGCGCACGAGACCCAGGTCGCACCTGCGTAAGGCGTCATCCAGACGGGCTGTCGGCTCCGCCGTACTCGGAGGCGGCGGGCTGAGCCCAGGCGCCCGGCTCGGGCGGGGATCCTCGACGCCGGGCGACCCGGCTGGCGTCGAGGATCCCCATTCACCGACGAGGAGAACCAGATGACCACGCAACCTGGATGGCCGGAGGGCTGGACGGAGGTCGCAAGACCACCGTCGCTGTACCGCCGCTTCGAGTTCCCCGCCTACCCCGAGACACGAGCCTTCCTCGAGCGGCTGGCGGGCCTGTCGAAGGAGACCGGGCTCTATCCGGATCTGAGCTTCGGCCGCGCATACGTCAACGTCACGGTGCATGGCTCGGGTGGAGCGACCGTCGACGCGGAGGCACGGGAGTTCGCCGCCCGCGCCGAGGCACTCGTCCCCGTGGAGGCAGCCTGACATGACCCCCGCCAGACGCCGCCCGGCCACCCCCGCGAGCCAGGGGCCGACGAGGACGGCCCCGGACGTGCCCATCGTGGCGGACCCGACGCCCGTGCCCGGCGCGAAGACGAAGGACGGCACACGACTGCTCGGCCCCGAGGGCGACCCCATCGCCCGGGAGGCCCGGACCGGGGATGCCGGTGGGGACTCGCCCCCGACGACGGAGACCGGGCAGGTGGAGCCCGAGGACCGGGCGACGTCGCCACGGCGGTCCCGTGCGCGCTACCCCCTACCCGTCTGGCCGGACTGATGCTGCCTTCGCGCCGTCTGCCCCTCCTCGGTCGCCCGGTGGTGGACGTGGCGGTCGGCGTGCTCCGCGCGCCCGACGGGAGCGTGTTGGTGGCAGAGCGCAAGGCCGGGAAGGACGCGGCCGGCTTCTGGGAGCTCCCCGGGGGCCAGGTCGATCCCGGCGAGAGCCCGGTCCAGGCCGCCGCGCGCGAGTTGCTCGAGGAGGTGGGCGTCCGCGCCCTCGAACTGGCGCCCTGGCGGGTCTACGAGCACGACTTCCCGGCCAAGCGGGTGCGGCTGCACTGGTTCCACGTGCGCCGGTGGTCGGGCGAGCCGAAGGGCAGGGAAGGCCAGCGGGTGGCATGGGTGGACCCTGCCCGTCCGACGGTCGGGCCACTGCTGCCGAGCAACGAGCTCGCCCTCGCCACGTTGGCGCTCCCCGAGCTGGTTGCCGTCGCCCGGGTGAACCGCGCGCCGGGCGCTCCCGACGAGCTGCTGGCGAGGATCCCGTCGTTGGCGGCCGGCGGGCTGCGGCTCCTGATCGTGCGGGCACCGGAGCTCGGGCCCGCCCAGCGCGTCCAGCTCACCCGCCGGCTGCGCCAGCTCAGGCGGGGGACCGGGCTGCGGCTGCTCCTCTCCGGGACGGCGCTGGAGGCGCGCCAGGCCGGTGCCTGCGGGCTGCACAGCAGCGCCGCCGCGCTGGCCGGCCTGGTGGAGCGGCCGCCGACGCGCCTGTGGGCGGTGTCCGCTCACAACGCACGGGACCTCGAGCGCGCCGCTGCGCTGGGTGCCGACGTCGCCCTCGTGTCGCCGGTTCTCCCAACGGCTTCGCACCCCGGAGACCGGGCGCTGGGTTGGGACGGCCTGCGGGCGCTGGCCGCGGCCAGCCCGCTGCCCGTCTACGCGCAAGGGGGGCTGGGGCCCGGCGACATCGATGCCGCCCGCTCTGCAGGGGCGCTGGGCGTGGCGGTCGACGTCTCCCGTCTCTCGGGGGTCGGGCGGCAAAGGGACCACGCCGTGACCGGGCGGCCGTCAGATGCTGGTTGACGGGACGGACTGACGATGGATCGAGTCGTCGGCGACCTTCTCGACGCCGTGACCATCTTCTTCGTGGTCGGCGTCTCGATCGGCTTTCCCCGCTTCGGCCTCGGGATGCCGCAGGGCCGGCGAGACAGCACCTGACTGTCGAATGAAGTCCAGGGTCTTGCCGCGTAGGGAGCTTCGCTCGAGATGACGCCGCCCGAGCTCATCGTGATCGCCGTCCCCGCGCTGCCCGCGATGGCCGCGGCGGCGATCGGCGCCGCCCGCCCGGCGGGCTGGTCGACCCCCACGGCGCGGGCCGGAGCGCGGTCCTCCCGATGGGCCGTACGAGCGGCCGCCGCGGCGTTCGTCCTGGCGGTCGTGGTGGCGATCGTCGTGGCGGTGGACGGACCGGTCGCAGCCGTGGTCGAGGGAGGCGACGGCGATGCCCTCGTCGGCCTGCATGCCACTCGCGTGACCACCCTGTTGGGCTTGCTCACCACCGGAGTCGGCCTGGTCGTGCAGTCCTTCGCCAGCCGCAACCTGCAGGGGGACCTCTTCGGGCCCCGCTTCTTCGTGCTGGCCTCGCTGCTGACCGCGGCGACGACGTCGGTGGCCTTCGCCGCCACCCTCGGCCTGCTGTGCGCCTCGTGGATCCTGGCCGGCCTCGCGTTGGCTGCGCTGGTGACCCACCGGGCCACCTGGCAACCGGCGCGGCGCTCGTCCCGGCGGACCCTGCGCAGCCTCTGGGTGGGAGACGGCGCGCTGCTGGTGGCCACACTGCTCGCCGCCGCCTCCGTCGGCGAGATCGACCTCCGCTCACCGGCGGCGGCCGCCAACGAGCTCGCCGACGCGTCGGTCCCGGTCCTCGGTGGGAACGTGTTGTGGGTGGTCGCCGTGCTCCTGACCGTTGCCGGCATCTCCCGGTCCGCGCTCGTACCCGTGCACCAGTGGCTGCCGTCCACGATCGCCGCGCCCACGCCGGTGTCGGCGCTGCTCCACGCAGGCGTGGTCAACGGCGCCGGGATGCTGTTGGTGCGACTCGCCCCGGTGTTCGGGTCGTCGGCCGCGGCGACGCACGTGGCCTTCGCCGCGGGTGCCGTCACCGCCTGTTACGCGACGACCGTGATGCTGGTGCGCAGCGACGTGAAGGGGAACCTGGCCTGGTCCACCGCCGGGCAGATGGGGTTCATGACGGTGCAGGTGGCGATAGGAGCGTTCGCCGCCGCGCTGCTCCACATCCTCGGGCACGGGATGTACAAGGCCGCGCTGTTCCTCGGGGCCGGCGGCTCGGTGACGGCCCATTTCCGCCAGCGGCAACGTCCCGCTCCGCAGGTCGTCGCCCGGAGCGTTCGGCTGGGCGTCGCCCTGCTCGTGCCGGCCGCCGCCCTCGGAGCCGCGTACCTGGTCATCCACCCGCACCTTTCGACGGCGGCGCGCGTGCTCGTGACGGTGTTCGCGTGGGCAACGGCAGCCCGGGCCGTCGACGGGTGGCTGCGCTCGGCCCCGTTCCGGCCCGTCCCGGCCGTCGCAACCGCGGCGCTCGGTTCGGTCGCCGGAGTGTTCGCCTACGTCGGTGGGCTGACCGCCGTGGAGACCTTCGTGGCCCCCGCGCTTCCCGCCGAGGTCGCCGAGCCGGTCAGCTCCGCTCTCCTCGTCGGG contains the following coding sequences:
- a CDS encoding CsoS2 family carboxysome shell protein; protein product: MYAVQTADSGDLAELRDAARDGRAVAALRRRQLSQGKQALNGGGDGTAAGADAGAPPAAENLPLDGAAAPLAAPKGEGAPNGAQPNGAQAAPAVASNGVGGAHLGRAVSMQRRRQLSQGKQALNGAGAASAGEALRVDGAGAPPAPAAPSGPGASTGTQGAPGGTAFATDGVATAHLGRAVSVQRRRQLSQGKQALSDAGAPPAAPAAPSGQGASTGTHDAPGATAFATDGVATAHLGRAVSMQRRRQLSQGKQALSRAGALPAAENLHVDVAGSGPEQAQARRAEASRLGGAAIARPQREGRVTYPPKVVVSPTQRGQQVTGLRIGPGVRVTGDEPGAALPVSGTQYVAADGSAPSMGAGPKVGLVRTPQGLVVSGTTVRNTVPITGDEAGEHLPITGEADQKLDDDLTPRSDGAYRSAQFPRRADPHGASAVGTRLRPQPGTAGSGGDGPWLPLEATVDGLAVTGTAVGRSGRVTGNEAGACRPVTGDQYQNAYSTECGAIGGGTAPAAHLNRERLDPVTAGKVTVAQTWGGQTVTGPSVEYRPNVTGDEPGACRPVTGTPYQGPSTTFGWCEPDEGEPAARRAEPRPRGVAVTGDVPMYAEAVTGIERGHRNDITGSSYYGEMRPAEPAADDWAREQAFPVALARRLAGGESHVAKESDDAPASSVPGRITGAFAVGEGKVTGNNEFLFRPRQNRDGKQTAVTGEGRTDGRTITGSLAWTSHDRVTGTEGYIAAGRNPSEGGGGPHGWAGAARFKNLATPGAPNENARVTGRVGGSPKDAARVTVSGGAQG
- a CDS encoding carboxysome shell carbonic anhydrase, translated to MKSLLQPDGRRLAPWDQAAAWPGAGAVATVTSPPGRLAPNGSLGSSVPAGGHPLAEPALSAALKQRAEEIEAAFALIQPVLRRLAPRQFDDGFPEQAHHELANALGVDIPAAELESSWSTPLDLGRVHARCVLGTFANLVEREFDRNLAALIDEGESAEVLIRRFGFHAVDITSCSDGRLLGAVDFILRVPPAVVVWHDSYAGAMFDVEDALHRWEGVELRRWREGWPNDASEPTRYLKIGLYHFSSVDPRHQGCAAHGSDEVRAATALLARLQEFEGAVESTQCCAASVATLLVGVDTDTDAIRVHVPDAAGETDVERFVSSATLYEQTASLEREAAKEFIRQTVADCAGVDAADAATEGMRWLCGYLLKNNIGEVDAVRGWIGGRYADPGHTEKLLVAGDAIDDVQLRNLAFQAQMRTLEEGAVDLDVGIGILRRTNAPQGLAVPVLVHVAYDERIPGARATAQARARRLTAAIETRYAGAAGNDGLVTQAVVRARGRSRLDMVEAEGDGVPSSPPGARPKEAQR
- a CDS encoding EutN/CcmL family microcompartment protein, whose amino-acid sequence is MKIFCVEGTLVATARIGGLELHRLLVVVDRKGGKQVAVDPVGCKPGDWVIACGSSAAREAAGHKDYPSDLTIVGIIDYWDEERPGERPGEESPGEEPSEEPELLIVESATASADANGKA
- a CDS encoding carboxysome peptide B: MNIQRVVRDLVATSRSPTLQNKSLRVVEDDRGDLEVALDPVGARPGDFVITITTSAARHAAGDFSITTDLTIGGIIDHWSEERWRD
- a CDS encoding BMC domain-containing protein, which produces MATNNGSSDIPGIALGMIETRGLVPAIEAADAMTKASEVRLIGRQFVGGGYVTVLVRGETGAVNAAVRAGADACERVGDGLAAAHIIARPHTEVEQILPAGAHETQVAPA
- a CDS encoding 4a-hydroxytetrahydrobiopterin dehydratase translates to MLDAGRPGWRRGSPFTDEENQMTTQPGWPEGWTEVARPPSLYRRFEFPAYPETRAFLERLAGLSKETGLYPDLSFGRAYVNVTVHGSGGATVDAEAREFAARAEALVPVEAA